AAATTGGTCTGCAAAACCTCGATGGACCTGGCTAAGAAACTAAAAGACGGACCAGTAGCTCCGATGACAATTGAAGATCTAGGACCAAAGTACTCGTTTATGAAGCCAAGGAAACCTGTGAAGAGACCACCGCAACTGTGCCATGCATTATGGTCAGCTGTTGGATCTAAGAAGGTCGGCCAAGATTTGGGCTTCGAAGTTATCATAGATGTCCCATTAAAAGAGTTCGTATTTGATGGAAAACCTTATTCGGAGAGAATTGGTGCTGAAACCACTTGTGAAGGAGCTGCAATAAGGATTGATAAGTAGCGGAGTAGTATGTTTCAGTTATTTGCATAATGTTATACTGTATTATTGGTTTATCTAGTTTGTAAATCTAAAAAATGTCTAGAAatatatgaataaaatgttattctaAAGGTAGTTTCCTTTTGTACCTATTCatgaaaaatatcatttaattaagtaaaaataatttattgccaaatagaaataaaaaatatttggccATCCctgattcatattttttttattataatttcatttcatttttatagcCCAGTATATACATTTTTCCTCATTGGCTCCACAAATTTGGGAAGTCAAAAAACCCTAAATAACAATGTCGGTTAATTTAGCCCGCTGCCATATAATATTTGTGCAGATAATGCAGCTGTTGCATTTAAATACCGACACATAAGGGTAAGCTCGTATTTGGCAGTTGCGTATTTTGGAAGGTAGATCCTccttctatataaaaaaaacaaattttgattatttgaaaATCAATGGAGAAGGTTACTACAGATGATGGtaagtgtaaattatttaaaaacaatatacattttatagatttttatgtCATGTCTCttacaattattaataaatgttaAGAAATATCGGCGTGATCCATTGGATTGCTATTTTTCAGGAAAATACAGAATTGAATCTCTGTCAGCAGCAACTTTACCCGGTGCTCTAAAAGTAAGTTGGTACCAACTTCCATTGGTTTTATAATCTCCATAAATACACTTATCTTACAAAAAACTTATGCTTATAAAATAGGTGCTCGTATGTTGCTAAACAATTACCCGTGAGAAGACGCGCTATGAGCATTTGGCAAATTCGTTAAGGTTTACGAATACTACATTtttataggaaatcatcaaatgactcctcccgctgtgggttaccaGCGTTAGGGTGTTAGACTCTTACTCACTAAAacacatcatgttccttcgtaggccttttatctACCAGGGCGgtaaatctttcgaacaatctcgaaGCCCTGACGAATACTACTTACGTGCTATTATTGGGTGTTTCAGATAATAAACGATCATTTCTTCCAAGATGAGGCCGTATGCATTGGCACAGAGGTCAACAAGAATCCTTTAGCTATGGAAGAGTTGTTAGAACTGTGCGCAGACGCAGCACTGGACGGCATGTCATTAGTTGCCGTTTCTAATGATAGCGATGAAGTGGTTTCGGCAATGTTCAATAAGTTGCAGGTGAATGGTTATGATAGTgacttgtaataaaattaaaacaataaaaaaaatagttattttagtcATAAAATGTATTGACTGCAATAATATTAATCTTCTGTCGGTACAATACATTGAATGACTTTTAGATGTGATGGCTACAGATAACCATTTATTATAGAATAGAATCTAAATGTAGCCAACGTTATTTAAAGTACGTTAACTTACCTAGTCAATGTAACATTCAGGGACAGAATGTCCAAATGTAAATGAACACAGTGAGCTATACCGAATCAAATTACTTCTTAATCTTTCAGGAAGTACCCACAAAAGGATCAGAGAAGACGTTTTTTGAAACATTTGCTGAAGAACGCTGTAAACAAGCATCATCTCGTGCCCTGGTTGACCTTATGGTTGAATTTGATACCAAATGCAACTTTTATGAGAGGTAATTATAATTTCGCCGactaaaacaaactttaatatttactgTAAAATACCATGCCATATTAGTATATGATTCGTTACTATAGGACTTAGAAATATAAaacgtattaattaaaaaaaatactactttaaTCTTATCAATTTCTAAATCTAATTATCCACCAACGATGATATTGAATATGTTTAAATACTTAGGATATtatctatttacatatatattaacatatgtttaataataatgattttgatatgatttgtcatttttatagGTACAACGTTAACTGTGGCTGTGAATTCATGTTTCTGGGTACCCATCGCCATCATAGACAAAAACACCTCGGAGAATTACTATGCCGAACAGCAGTAGAGCAAGCAAGGAAAGTAAACGACGTTCCAGTAACTCCATTGACTATCCAAGATTTAGGACCGAAATACTCATTCATGAAGCCGAGGAAACCAGTTACGAGGGTACCAAAGATTTGTACTGCATTATGTTCGGCGATTGGCACCCAGAAAATTGTAAGATCTTTAGGCTTTACCGTAGTCGCCACCTTTTCTTTGACGGATTGTCTTTTCAATGGGAAACCATTTTCAGAGAGAGGGGTCACAAACTTTTGTGAAGGGGTTGCAAAAAGAATAGATTAAATTAAGGAAGTAAGACAATTTTTGACATGCATTGTTCTAATTTAAGCCTGCGAGacacaaaacattataattagacTGACGTTCTTTTGTTGAAAAACATGTCCTTATGTCCTAAACATTGCTCCATGTAATATCACTTAGACTACATTGAGTAAACTGTAGACGGGTAACAAATGGAAATCATTACGGATAGCCCGTACGTCGTTAACATTGGACCAGTCTTAGCTCGGTCAGATAGCCCGACATCCCTAATTGCATCGTCCAACTTCGCCCAAATTGGTTCTAGTTAATTGATTTGGATTCGACATTGAATTTGTCGCTTTGTCGCTTCGTGTCGCGCAGAGCTTAGTCTATTAATGTGCTATTGTCAAGTCGCTGGTCATTTGCATATTGTAGTGTTTCTAATAGATGTTGAAGATAATATTGCTGTCTATTGTTAATCTCGAAAGTATGCAATAGTTGGATTTCTCAACTAAAAGCTACTGGTAGGTCTCCTTAGCGCCATATTAGTCCATAAAATCATACATAATTCAGACTCATTAAACGtgttcatattaattttatttgtctaaAGATATCATAGGAAAGAAATACATTGTACTAaaatgaagaagaaaaatataataaagctttaGGTCTAAGAAAACAACGGAAAATATTTGGACCTAAACAAATATGTGAGACAATAAGTAAGTAACTTGGAACCATGTGTTACCAAAATTACGACAAACGTAACTTCTATCAAACGTAGAATAAAAGTAGCGAATGctttctttttctaattttcTGACTCGTTGACGTATGAAATAAGCTCTGTccgtttaaatattaatagtgtCTTCAACCGGCCATGGAGTTTGCTCTCGTTCGtgaataaaatcaaacatttgTTCTACGAGTACGAGCTTAGGTGGCTACTTTTTGCCATTGGCCAGGATTTGTGTGTATGAACTTTTTCAGCAATAGAAAATGTCTTACTGGATAAATTAATGAGCTAAGTATTCAATTCCAATGACATTgacagtaataaaaacaaaacatatacatacctaGTGAAAACCGAATATTTCTAAAAAACGAATTTAAAGCCTCAATAGGGTAAGTAAGCTAGATACGAATTCAGAATCACATTCTTTTTTACAACATGCAACAAtacatttctatttttgttttcattttcaatgacccataaataaaaaaaaaaatatattatgctgGAACAGAAACTTTTCTCGTATAACAATGTACgagaattttaataacaaaaaaaaaagaaataattaacatcATAAAGCGTTGAGA
Above is a window of Helicoverpa armigera isolate CAAS_96S chromosome 11, ASM3070526v1, whole genome shotgun sequence DNA encoding:
- the LOC110370191 gene encoding uncharacterized protein LOC110370191 produces the protein MEELLELCADAALDGMSLVAVSNDSDEVVSAMFNKLQEVPTKGSEKTFFETFAEERCKQASSRALVDLMVEFDTKCNFYER